catttatttgaAATCTCTCGCCTAGTGCAAAGACTCGGGCAGCTGGGAAAAAGTTCAGGTGGcttctgtatataagaatggtaaaagaatgtacctgcaaaattacagaacaatatcataATGATTATTTGCTCCAGAGTTTCTGAACATatcctcagttcaaatataattaatttctttaaGACAGAAAAGTTTTTATCCACAAATCAGCATTGATTTTGTGCAATACTCATCTTGGTCTTCTATCAAATTACatactgtgaaccatggatgatgggcaacaggctagattccacattcctatatttccagaaagcatttgaacaGTGCACCACTGCATACTGTAAAtagaggtatgagcatatggaataggttccctgaTATATGAATGGTGCAAAGACCTCTCAAGTAACAGAGGCCAGTACTTTGATCTCAACAGCAACTGTTTTTTCTGAGACAAGAGTATCATCAATAGTGCCACAGAGAATGGTGTCATATCTATATATGAAATGATCCGATGAGCAGCATTCTGTGCCTGTTTGCTAATGGCATTGTGTGTGGGGAAGGATCATCACTAAGTGACtacgaggatacaaaatgacttggacaaacTTTTtatgtggtgtgatgaatggcagatgcagaaatattcaagtaacagcagatgagtaggaacaacaatcccataatgttgtaTACAACATCAGTACTCTACAGCTTGACAGTCTGGTCAATAAAATGTTTAGGTATAACATTGcaggggccggccggaatggccgagcagttctaggcgctacagtctggagccgtgtgactgctacagttgcaggttcgaatactgccttgggcatggatgtgtgtgatgtccttgggttagttaggtttaagtagttctaagttctaggggactgatgacctcagaagttaagtcccatagtgctcagagccatttcaaccataacaTTGCGAAGTGATATAAAGTGGAACAAGCACGTAAGGATGGTAGTAGGATGGGGAATAAtcaactttttttgtattttgaaaaCTGTGGTTCATTTGTAAGGGACACTACGTATAGAACACCATAGAagtgcctagtagtagtagtaattgttgttgctgtggtaatAGATGCCATCCACGATGCACCGCTTGGTGGCTTGCACAGTTTTAATGCAAATGTacatgcacagcagccagaaagaAGATAATCAAGCTGCAGATTCCATGTGAAATGCATTCTCAAGCTTTATAAGTTTGGTATGCCCGTTTGTAAGGCTAATAAGTTGTTAACTGGCGTATGTGACAGAGCCAAGGATCAGTCATCTGCTTGTGTCATGAAGAGAATACATGACAGAAAGCTAAACATAAATATAAACTAGAGGTAAAGCTGTCATCAGCCTGGAGGTTTTAAACACCGGAGTTCTCTACTACACACAGTCCTACTGACTACCATGTGCTGTTACCCTCTTTCCACATCTGAACTGATTTACCCAACTAGTTACAAAGTACCTGCTGTTCAATGATCAAGGACCTTTGGATTTGCAGTGTCACAATTACCCATTGAGCCACCAAGTACTAGAAAAAGGCAGAAGCACTTTGCAGTAAAGTCCAGAGCTATAATCCTTATAACTCCATATGGAATGCACTCCAAAAGTAGATGATGAACACACCAGAGGTCACATGACCATAAAGTGTAGTTAGCAGATTCAGTTACACAAAAAACGGTGCTGAACTGACACCTTTCTGCCATATTAATTGTTCATTTATGGAACAGTGGTTTGCACATGTATAGAAACAGGCAAAGGTCATTCCAGTTTGTAAGAAAAGTCACAGGAAATACGTGCAAAACTACAGACATACCTAGTTGGTGCAAAAATCTTCTTGAATGATTTTGTGATCCTGTATGAcggctcttgaaaaaaaaaatcaattcatCTGCAAGAATGGAAATGGATCCCATTATTTCTGGTCATGTGAAACTGTTTAGTCTGCTTCTCCACAGTGCTGCCACAATGTAGTCAGCCTGTAAAATGAGACCATAGTTCTGAAGCAGTATCTGTGGGAAAGCTAGCAAAGTTGATGTGCCTTTCAATGACTTAGTACTTCTGCTATGCAGTTAGTCATTACTTTATGCCTTAAATTACGTGAAAACAGTAAGATACATTAGAATTGAATGGTACAAATGGATAGGTGTGATGTACCTGCCATTACCACATTGTAAACTATACAAGTACCTTCTCTTGTGATGGTGTCCAACAGTCATAGCTAATCCACAAAACATATGGAATGAAAATGAATGTTTGCATAACTGCCTACTTATTTGTGGCAAAAAGTATTTTAAGTATAGTTATTATGTTGGCAATATAAGAATATTATTGAGTCTGAGAATCCTACTTTCACTACTGTTTGGGGGTTACCACCAATAGCATGCGCTTTCATTAAttgcccggccgcggtggtctagcggttctaggcgctcagtccagaaccgcgggactgctacggtcgcaggttcgaatcctgcctcgggcatggatgtgtgtgatgtccttaggttagttaggtttacgtagttctaagttctaggggactgatgaccacagatgttaagtcccatagtgctcagagccatttgaaccatttttttcattaattGCACAAATTTCACCCATATTCATTCTTGCCCTTCGTCTCCCCTCCACTCTTCTGATGCTACCATCCCACAGGTGTGTCATctgtctcttcagtgtacattccatggcttgctaaatatttcaagggtTTCTGCTCAATGTTTCAGCCAGCTTTGGTCCAAACATATTTTGAACATAACAGCTTTCTTGGAGGGCATTACATTCTGGAACTACAAATACATCAAGAATTTACTGTTAACATGTTGATGGTAGTATGGTCTTTACTTTGTATGCAGTCTGACTAGCGTgcattcatcagaggacctcaaacaACTGCCTAGCCCAAAAAACGcttgctttgtgtagtgcaccactgaccCATCAAGTATTTCTACAATTCTCCACCTCATAATGCATTTCCAGCAGTCTGCAGTTTGGGCAGTCAGAGAAtcgatgaagcctttggttgagaccctccactcacgcCAAACCAAAGGACTTGAATCAATTCTGGGAATGCTGATACAAACTGTGTGCGCTGCATGCACTCATGTGTGACACAAGGGCTCTTCgccatttctgctacctctcaatataaactgaaggtggcctcagaacccaaacgATGGGTATCATTGGCACCAACATCAGCCACAACTTGTAGACAGCCACACCCTGTGTGTTTCGTAGCCACAGGCAGGACAttttccacatctcagatgaggctcCATGGCAGACATATTCAGTACACATAGGATTCATTTCCAGTCTGgatgccatttccctaaggagctccataaTGCGTTTGACGTTGGAGGTCCTGATAAACTAGAAAACTTCTCTCCACTTGGGCCTGTCTGGACCCTGATGAATGAACACCTGCCAGTCCACTCACAGCGTCATTGGGTGAGGCAGCCTCCACATCACTCTCTGCCTCAAACAGCGCTAACTGTTACGACCCATCCCTCACCATTTGGTGAGGACAACTCagccacattgggtacaccacaagGTGTCTTGACAACAGAGCCAGTGGGCAAAATAGGTGACACCTTAGACATCCTATGTGATGAGCCAGATTCTCGGCCCCCACTATTACAATAGGCGGCAGCCTGAATGCTGCTGAATATGGCAAAACGCATCTTCAGCTGTTGGTGAACTGAGGCCAGCTCCTCCATCTGCACACAGTGTGCACACATTATATCCATTCCAGTACTACTATTCAAGAATtaacagtaaaacacacagagaaagCTATATATGTAGCTTGCTATTGTTCTGATGTTTCACCAGTGGAGGCTAATGCATTATTGCACTGTGTAGCTTTTCATTCAAAAGAATTAAGATCTGTGCAACAGACCATGAATACACTTTAAAGTTACTAAAATATGGGGTTGCACCTCTTTACTACAAAAGCATGGAAGGAATGTAATCataaaacgagagagagagagagagagagagagagagagagagagagagagagagagagagagagagagagctacatatgaagggcttatttcaatagtggtacaagtccattacctccacttatctgcctataatgcttctgaaattaatgatccaaacaaagagaaagaaaggttCGTGTCTAGCAAGAACCCATATGCTTGAATATATTAGTGGTATCTCAACGGAAGATTttgcagcactcatttaactttaggactctgtatctcaagatgaacaaaaatggacttgtaccactattgaaataagcccttcatatgtaacttgattctgaaaCAACCCTGATTAAGTCAGGGTATTGTTAGCAGTCAAATAATGTACGGGCTTCACCTTTGTTTCAAGTAACGGTAACCTAATGCATACATGCTAATTGATTTTGAGTGCTATGGGTGTTATTTCAGGCAGAATTTGGCTGCTCAATAATGCTACATTCAAGGAGCAGGGATTGTTGACTAAAGAAGGTCATGAAAGTTAGCCCGaggtaaagttacatatttttggttaaacataaatggaaggaatcactatcactgcaaaataaatttttattcatatctaATCTCAGAATGTCAAATATgcatgtgttgtctgttcttttggacatgtccaagggGACAGAcagcattttgatcctgcagccacactGACTCAGGGACAAAGGAGGTAGAGACATTAGTTGTCTGTGGGCATTAATTTACATCAATGGGgatggttgaaaatttgtgctggaccaggaattGAACCCAAGTCTCATGTGGACTGGCCACTTGCAGTGACGActatgccatctggacacagtggtcatcacatctgcatggTCTACTCTAGCATGCTTCCTGTCATACCCAAATTCTGAACTTACTCACCACTGATGCAGTGCTCATGATCCTCCTTACACATGGTGTCTCACTGGTTCCTGTAAGAGGTAGTgtggtgtgcatctacactgaaaggatcattggctgacatcgccttaattatatatgtggtgtccatTCTTTCGGATATGTCGATGTATCGTCACATCCTGTTCGAACAATCTGAACATGTTTTCCTTACTGCAATCATTTGTCCAGCGTTGTGGACATGAATATGTAATATCAGCATTCCCTGTTTGTGATCATTTCTTGGTAAAAACAATTGTCACAATATGGTATAATTTTGCTTGCTGGGATCAACCCACAACAATGGGGACAAACATTCAGCCAGTGTGGTATTCCTCCTCTGACTGTGCCATTATGGTCAACACTCACTCATTGTGCAGCTTCATCAATGCATCTGAAAGGGGCAACAGTGCATACTGGGAGCATTAAGTGATTGACTACCGATACCTTGTATTTCCTACTGGTTTGAATAAAATATGCTTACCTTTCAGTAGGTAATTATGCATCCCCTACTGTGCTATGCTGGTGTCACATACTGCAGTTTGAGCCCCTGAGACAAGCAGTTgctggccattcaaaacaaacaaaagacaacTCTGTAATAGACTGCACGAATCTatgcattacagttttgtaaatgtgAGATTACATCTCTGAAACTTACTCATTGTTGCTACATAGGGACCCTACCATTTTCCAGAGAATATGTAGTGAAGGTCACAAAACTAATGAAAGGTCTGATCTGAGTCTTAAACTCTGCTCAAAATTAGGTGATAGTAGTTCATCCACAGCTTGACTCTACAAAGATGTTCTCTTGCCTCACTTACAAATGTTCATTGCCTCTTCAGCCAACAGCCAAAAAGTGAGCCTAGGATGTCCTCTGAGCCCAACCAACAGATTTTGTTGTTGCACACGAGCCTCAGTTCACAGCTGGCCAATAGAACTTACACCATACCTCATATGAgacagtggcagatacagaaaaaccccAAGGAGGGCTCACTAAAGAtaccttgagctacctttacttttactgtaataaaagctAATCAAGTCATATGGAAAgtgtaagaaagttttatttaaactgattatacacatatacatgatataaaaaagttatagTTGTGGTTCTGtactttaaatgatgaattctatgcacctactCTTCCtgacaaattggttaattacattgtcAGCATGACAAGCAATTTCAGGGTGAGTGTCCAagagagctaagccattaagtcgatcctccttcactgttgacctcagccatgtctttgtacaccgcagtgttgaaaaacttctttctactgcagCAGTAGATGCAGGTAAACAAATAttctgtacagcgtgtgcaaagtaggatagtcagatataGGATAGAGAGACAATGCTTGCATAACAAAAACACAATCATTAAGAGCATTTATGCTCGTTGCTTGTATTGAAGAGActgtcccattagtctctttttaaccaCAAAGTGTGAGTCGCATTCAAAATACAGTAGTTCGGGTAAGCACTGATTTAGTTTGTGCACAAGATCATTAGCATCATGTTCCAGTAATTGTGATGGAAAAaggatgttgaatttaaaatgataaATATCTTCTTCAGCAAAACGCTCTCTCATGCCAGtcgtaacatggtccagtgttggaataaaaagttactttctgatatgtcatagcatcatcattatgatcgcatTATGATGAAcgtcgaatctaattttgcttttgccattgCCCAACGCCCAAGATATGGTCTTGTtagattttgctgactggatatgttatgTGCATGTCACTTAGTGTAAATAGATTGATAAGAAACTCCCCTTTTCTCCCCTTTCTCGACCCCCACCCTCCCTGCACCCCCCGCCCTGTCCCCTGCACCCCCCGCCCTGTCCCCTGCACCCCCCGCCCTGTCACCCTGCCtccccgccctgtctccctgcccccccaccctgtctccctgcccccctccccccgtcccgtCTCCCCGTCCCGTCTCCCACTACACCCCCGCCCCATGCCCCGTCTCCCACTACCCCCTCCCCGCCCCATGCCCCGTctcccactacccccccccccgccccatgccCCATCTCCCACTATCCCCCCCCGCCCCATGCCCCGTCTCCCACTACCCCCCCGCCCCACGCCCCGTCTCCCACTacccccccgccctgtctcgctgccccaccgccctgtctcgctgcccccccgccctgtctcgctgcccccccgccctgtctcgctgcccccccgccctgtctcgctgcccccccgccctgtctcgctgcccccccgccctgtctcgctgccccccgccctgtctcgctgccccccgccctgtctcgctgcccccccgccctgtctcgctgcccccccgccctgtctcgctgcccccccgccctgtctcgctgcccccccgccctgtctcgctgcccccccgccctgtctcgctgcccccccgccctgtctcgctgcccccccgccctgtctcgctgcccccccgccctgtctcgctgcccccccgccctgtctcgctgcccccccgccctgtctcgctgcccccccgccctgtctcgctgcccccccgccctgtctcgctgcccccccgccctgtctcgctgcccccccgccctgtctcgctgcccccccgccctgtctcgctgcccccccgccctgtctcgctgcccccccgccctgtctcgctgcccccccgccctgtctcgctgcccccccgccctgtctcgctgcccccccgccctgtctcgctgccccccccgccctgtctcgctgcccccccgccctgtctcgctgcccccccgccctgtctcgctgcccccccgccctgtctcgctgccccccgccctgtctcgctgcccccccgccctgtctcgctgcccccccgccctgtctcgctgccccccccgccctgtctcgctgacccccccgccctgtctcgctgccccccccgccctgtctcgctgacccccccgccctgtctcgctgccccccccgccctgtctcgctgcccccccgccctgtctcgctgcccccccgccctgtctcgctgccccccgccctgtctcgctgcccccccgccctgtgtcgctgcccccccgccctgtgtcgctgcccccccgccctgtgtcgctgcccccccgccctgtgtcgctgcccccccgccctgtgtcgctgcccccccgccctgtctcgctgcccccccgccctgtctcgctgcccccccgccctgtctcgctgcccccccgccctgtctcgctgcccccccgccctgtctcgctgcccccccgccctgtctcgctgccccgccgccctgtctcgctgccccccccgccctgtctcgctgcctcccccgccctgtctcgctgcccccccccgccctgtctcgctgcgcccccccgccctgtctcgctgcgcccccccgccctgtctcgctgcgccccccgccctgtctcgctgcgcccccccgccctgtctcgctgcgccccccccccgccctgtctcgctgcgccccccgccctgtctcgctgcgccccccccgccctgtctcgctgccccccccgccctgtctcgctgccccccccgccctgtctcgctgtccccccgccctgtctcgctgtccccccgccctgtctcgctggcccccccgccctgtctcgctgGCCCCCCCGCTCTGTTTCGCtcccccccgccctgtctcgctgGCCCCCCCGCTCTGTTTCGCtcccccccgccctgtctcgctgCCCCCCAGCCGTGCCCCACTGccccctccctgccccccgccccgccTCCCGCCCCCATGACCCGCCTCCCCGCCCCCGCCCTCATGACCCGCCTCCCCGCCCCCGCCACCACGCCCCGTCTCCCCGCCCCCACCACCACGCCCCGTCTCGCCCTCCCCTACACGCCCCGTCTCCCCGTCCCGTCTACCACTACCACCCCCCGCCCCCTGTCCCGTCCcacgctagcccccccccccctttccacgccCCATCTCCCACTACCCCCCCACACTAGGCCCCCCCCGTTGCACTCCCCATCTCCCACTACCCCCCATCACGCCCTGTCTCCCACTACCCCCCCTCACGCCTTgtctccctctacccccccccactacccctcccccccctcacgcCCTGTCTCCCACCCCCTCCACACCCTGTTTCCCGCCCCCACTCGCCGCCCCCACGCCCTGTCTCCCGTTccgccctccccaccaccaccgcccggtctcgtcctcctctctccccctgtaTGACAGTGCCATGTAGGAACTAGAGACAGATGCCCTGATACGTCACTttctttgtttttcagtttcttgaagaccCATTAAAGGCTGGCGACCCTAGTGTTTGCGTAAAGCAAGACCCCGAACTGAAACACCATGCTGCTGGATCTGAGCATAATGTAAGTTTTTACACAAGCACTGTATTGTGCAGAAAGTGTAGTAAGAAACTCTAGTGAGATGTGTTATTTGTAGGGTATTACCAATAGTATTTTAACAGCACTTGCAACAAGCATATCTTTATGAACCATTACTGTTGcattaattttttattgtgattCTATGTAATGAATGCCTTAAGTACATATTTGGTGTAAACGGAGCAAGGAAGACTTCCTCTTGCAAGTAATTGTTAATCTTGTTACACCTCTGTGTCAGTGCTGTAACATATGTGGAACTATGACATGTGATGGGTGTATATTCTAGAGTTCCCAGTCACTATTCACTGTAGTATTTACATCATTACTGAAATTGTGCTCTGGAATTCCTTATGATTTTCCTCCGGTACACATGACATAAATTTGCATGGTTCCCTAAAGAGCAGGCACTGAAAATACATGGTGATATGGGAAGAAGCTgtgtaaataacattaaatttggTTAATTTTGATGATAATGTGTGGAATGCCACATACATTTGATTAATGACCAAAAATTCCTCTTGTTTATGGGTTTACTGTTGGAAGATTATTTGCATCTTTATATTATCTGagtttaatttttaaatgttgCCACACACGTATATCAAATTTGTATATGGGAGTACAACCATCCGATAGAGTAGGCCATAGTGCCTCTGAAATCAGAGTGGATTATGTGACAGGAATAGAAAGTGAAAGTATGCCATATAAGTACTGCACAATGGCTGATAGCAAAATCAGGGGCAATAGAACTGATTTGAATGCATTCTGACACACTCTCTTCCCAATTGATAAGAATCTCTTCAAAGTTGGATGATACTAATGAGAAAAGAATATTGAGAGCTGTCATATACACACAGAAGATAGCAAGCAGTTATAattcacagattgtgttcttcttTCAGTCTGTTGAAGATCCATTGGGAATATCGTTGTCCactgattttatcaaggaggatcctaaattaaatataactgagaataCTGTAAGTATTTACATCTCTGATGTATTGCATGTATTCAAGTCTTTTGTTAAGTGTGTAGAGTAAAAGATGCATTGCAGTGGAATTGTCACAGATTGTCAGTTCTCTGGAATTTGTTGCTGTTCGTAATTGTAGAGTATTCTTGTACTCCTGCACTTGACTTTCATATCACCTCTTACATTCTGACTGTTTTAAATAGAAGTGGAAGGGGATTTGTGGCTGGTATAATCCTGTTATCAGTAGCCCTTGTTGTTATCAACTACATTGTATAATGGTTGTCTGTGATGGTCGCGAAATTCACATTTAGATGAAGTGCAAGTTCTAATAGTGTAGATAATTTGAGAAATATTCCTACTTTCAACAACTTCTGATAATAGAATTCAAAATAACACTGGCTGTTCTTATCTTTTGTATGAATCATAGTTATTCTTGAGTTTGCCCTAAATTTTTTTTGGGATTTGAAAAACAGAGATGAAATGTGTGGGTTCTAGATCAGCCCCGATATGTTGGCCACAACCTGTACATATTGTGGCAGCTTCTGTGGTACCTGttctattacttataaaat
This sequence is a window from Schistocerca nitens isolate TAMUIC-IGC-003100 chromosome 11, iqSchNite1.1, whole genome shotgun sequence. Protein-coding genes within it:
- the LOC126212843 gene encoding uncharacterized protein LOC126212843 isoform X10, yielding MDQEPTKWIKKDETDEVQTELHFIGQDYPFSMNVKEELEEGVNKEFLEDPLKAGDPSVCVKQDPELKHHAAGSEHNSVEDPLGISLSTDFIKEDPKLNITENTIYSDYWWEVQHIM